A window of Cydia strobilella chromosome 10, ilCydStro3.1, whole genome shotgun sequence genomic DNA:
aatggaaaagcaTGGATAACGCAGCCATACTGGCAAGAATGGTTTAGAACAGGAGAGAAATGGCAAAAGTTGGTCGCAAAGTGGTTGGTTGGAGTCCGTTAGGGCATGGCTGGGCATGGCaaataaagaagaaaatatgcagaaagtaaaaaaaatatgcagtTGAAACATATCCGGATGATTACAAAACCTTActtgtgttgttttataaccGATTTTTCTAACTCATAATatgtacacaaacaacaatgcATAGGCATTAGCTATAAGAAACTGGTGTATCTGCTATCCCGTTTCGTAATCGTTGCTTGTGATAACCTGTTTGCATGTCACAAACAGTGGTGCATAAGGTCATCTATTCGTTGAGATACAGTGGACGACTTGAGACGTgtcaaaatgtttaaaattgtTCTTTTATTTGCGGGCATTGCGGTAAGTTCTGTGTAAtttataatcgaaattaaactcgtgagacatatttaaaaatatttagattagtacggtttaactcactattatttttaacacacaaacacaaaacaaaCATACACAAACATGTCATAAACatatcgccaaaagcgactaaaaataatagtgagtgtaaccgtactgatctaaatattgtgTAATTTATACTTGTGTATTGTGTAACATCAAAATAAATCGTCTTAGTCTtgatttttgagaaataaatataattgattGTTCGTGTTTGTCTGTTGTTGGCTTATTACTGActtaaagtaaaaaatttgtattTCTTTACACATATTATCCGATTTCTTAAGGACGGTTTTTGatgtttttggttttaaaaGATATTTCACACTTGTGtaattcattaatttattaaggtAGCTAATTTTTTATCGAATCTGTTTCTTAtttattccccatacaaacttcttgAGAGACAACTATAACACCCAGAAAAAAAACTGGTAATCATTAAATTTGACCATAGGTATATATATggtgacatcaattatcaggcatcgCAATTATCTCAGATATCTAACTTCCACcacgcttttcaccctcttcaAGGATGATTTCCAGGATAAAAACTATGCTATGTAAGGAcaccctgggactcaaactatctctatacccaATTTCTATTACATCGATTCAGCGGCTTAAGCGTGAAgatgtaacagacagacacgctGTCGGATTTAGTATGGATTGTgggcattttatttttactgtggATATTTTATTCTTCCGTGATATTTTACTGACACTAACTGTATTTGGATGTATGTATTTGCAGCTATGCCAAGCTGACCTTCCAGTGACGCCTCCAAAGTCGCCTTCTGCGACCCCTCCACCCGTGAAGTGTGGAGTAACCCCTACAGAAGTAAGTACCCCTAAAACAAAACAGGTAGAGATCTCCCCAAACTATTAGTCTATTCTATTCATGTATAGatagaaaattatttatttgacagccgcaaaaacacacaaaatagcacaataaaaataagacaGAAATGAGTATTAAAgataaaagtaggtacaaacGGTGTGCGTTGCAGGAGGACAAAAGGGTTAGTGGCTCAGTGATACGGCTCTTTCgagcaaagcactgattttaTGCCGGAACCCAGGTCATAACAGAGAATAGATTTACGTAGGTCGGAAACAATCGTATAGTGTAAGtgatttgtatatgtatttatttttatttaagctcTCTTAAAGGCGGAGGGATATCATTCCAGCATTTGGTCGCAAGATAACGGAAACAACCGGTAAAAGAATCGTCCTATGAAAATGCAACGTCGAGTAGAGCTCCCGTGCAATTATGTTTTCAATTTATATTTTGACAAATTACAATTGCATTTATTTTGGGATGTCTTTGTGTGATACTGATGCCTATGAATTTTTACTGtccgaaataaattaattttatttatttttttataagtgggCGGCTAAGAGGATAAAGACTGCTAAAATAGTGTGTTCCACAGTTCCACCGTAGCATCAAAGCTACTAAGCCGAGTTTGACAAATCAGTTATCAATTGCTTAGGCTACGACACCTTTAACTGACTTAAAACTGGAGAAAGTTCTCTAAAAGGAAACAGTGGGTATATCGGattaaaatctaattttaactttaaaacgGGAAAAAATCTAGTATACTAGTTTGATATGAGTTCGAgtgttaagtacctatatacgaATATGTACCTAGTGTACCTACCAACTACGCAGGACatgataaaaattacatttaccATAATTATTTCAGATACACAAATGCCTCGGAAATCCGAAACTGGTAACCAGAGATATCACCGCGCAATGCAACTCCAAGGGTCCAAATGAGGTGCGTAATATCGATGAAATACCATCTATCTTGATAAAAGCATATGTGAGCTAACTTCACCCATCACCAAACTAGTCAACCAATCTTTTAATGAATGTAGCTTCCcggataaattaaaaatatcccgTCCTTAAGAAAGGCAATCCAGCTCACTAATAGACCGATCGTGCTCCTCCCTGTTATATCTAAAATTTTCGAGAAGTGTATGACAATTAACAAACCGCATCTACAGtctcttaaaaaatattatttgttaaacGATAATCAGTTCGCATTCCGTAAAAAACGCGTTCTACCACTCTACCCTTGCAGGTATCATTGGTAttcaaaaactcattggtataaACAGGGGTTTGAACTGCCAACCTCcgcctccggattgaaagtcacacggTCTTACCGCTAAGCTACGGCTACCAGCGCTTTCAActgtaactatttacaaatattcTATGATAAACAAATATCCACAATCCACAGTGCGAGCGTATGAAGTGCATTTTCAACAAATCAGGCTGGATGAGCGGCGACGCCATCGACAAGGCTAAAGTCACCGCTCACTTCGAGCAGTTTGCTAAGGACCACCCTGACTGGGTCCTGGCTGTCAACCAAGTCAAGGTAAATATCTACATACTTCCACACTCCACAGTGCAAGCGCATGAAATGCATCTTCAGTAAATCAGGTTGGATGAGTGGTGACGCCATCGACAAGGCTAAAGTGACCGCTCACTTCGAGCAGTTTGCTAAGAACTACTCCCATCCTAATTGGGCGCCAGTTGTCAACCAAGTCAAGGTAAGATTTTTAATCATATACTTTTATACCTATTCAAATTAATCACGTAGCATAACAGTAAAACTACAACTCCATAATAAACAAGATTAATGTACGGCCCCGGTGACAGGCGTCCAGCGGTGCGTTCAGCAGAGCGAGCAGCATGGCGTTGAGCATCCAGaatttaagagccaacaggagtggtcatttctccatacaaacgtactcgactgtttcctccgtggtttttgaagctagagcaataattttttcaacacagattaatattgtcaatatctgtgtcggactgttttgctttttttgatatttttgttttttaaggcgctagagcccttcaaacatgggcAAAAATGGCCTCattgactatgccgcaatgagaggcgtggtattcaaaactgatatcaattagccaaaaaatcaaaacagtccgacacagacaatttcataattatttagatttccaaatttggttacgattggttaagttttggaggaggaaacagtcgagtacgaaacctcgatttttgagatttttacacaggatttttcgcctaagctgcagttgtccttatcgcactaattttaggggcggggtcaagtttctaaatacgtacacagactgaaaagtgatgggcaatagtcgacattgaatgtcgataatctagtgatgtgataagttatcgataaaccataaaaaagtcgcgatttgcctcttagtattAGGCGAAGTATgcaaagtgagtatgcactttggccccAGGGGATATcgtaacactatttattattccttggttcatacaaagctgagctgacacactagctacgagattaagtcctgactaccccccaaaaagggaggggaaaagtcggctcctgcggtccagtttgcctctatttctacctatctgttgctatgagatcaaatttggtataatttttgtgtaaattagggacgaataatttattttagaaataatagtttcacattttcatacacaaatctgaatatacctACTGGATATtggtcactgatttgctctttaggAGCAAattgtggcgatttgcactaaaaattaattacctacacaatttagtttatttattctttatttagaaaagtatcagttctaagtacgtattcatacatttgagtgtaaaaaaaaatttggtaatactttggttaaaatattgctttatattttacaattttcactattattctaaaatttattttaaacaaagtattaattttattaaaacttttatgacgtgatcttgttaagtatgtataaaataatatttaatacctttaaaataatatccgtctgtctgtctgtctgtcaatctgcctgtccgtctgtcaccactgttgcaatatttacggatgatgtatttctgttgccgctataacaacaaatactaaaaatagaataaaataattatttaagtggggctcccaaacaacaaacgtgattttttgccgttttttgcgaaacggtacggaacccttcgtgcgcgagtccgactcgcacttggccgttttttgttaatagcttttgaactttttttatgtgggaataaacgcttcgaatacatttttctagacattctgaatccaatgaggtatcatacgtatttttaggagttagtatctctattagtggcagccgtacaagcc
This region includes:
- the LOC134744820 gene encoding uncharacterized protein LOC134744820 isoform X1, with translation MFKIVLLFAGIALCQADLPVTPPKSPSATPPPVKCGVTPTEIHKCLGNPKLVTRDITAQCNSKGPNECKRMKCIFSKSGWMSGDAIDKAKVTAHFEQFAKNYSHPNWAPVVNQVKASCLAGSLPTQGVYLNCPAYDTIHCVLTVFFKNAQPSQWSTAAECNYARQFAAVCPICPEDCFAAAIPYGSCNACRLLPQSPQTP
- the LOC134744820 gene encoding uncharacterized protein LOC134744820 isoform X2 encodes the protein MFKIVLLFAGIALCQADLPVTPPKSPSATPPPVKCGVTPTEIHKCLGNPKLVTRDITAQCNSKGPNECERMKCIFNKSGWMSGDAIDKAKVTAHFEQFAKDHPDWVLAVNQVKASCLAGSLPTQGVYLNCPAYDTIHCVLTVFFKNAQPSQWSTAAECNYARQFAAVCPICPEDCFAAAIPYGSCNACRLLPQSPQTP